One Lottiidibacillus patelloidae DNA segment encodes these proteins:
- a CDS encoding DUF1572 family protein, giving the protein MKGWKTIEKNLGEVYLRVVQERYKGLKNLGDKAINQLSDEDMKWAYNEESNCVAVIVKHMSGNMVSRWTDFLTSDGEKSYRNRDQEFHDNISSKEELMNVWEIGWKTLFDTLSSLKEQDLLKIITIRGEEHLVIDAIERQLAHYAYHVGQIVYIGKLVKGDKWESLSIPKGQSEDYLQQMLDKHQS; this is encoded by the coding sequence ATGAAAGGGTGGAAGACAATCGAAAAGAATCTAGGTGAAGTATATCTAAGAGTTGTCCAAGAAAGATATAAAGGTCTAAAAAATCTTGGCGATAAAGCAATAAATCAATTATCTGATGAGGATATGAAATGGGCTTACAATGAAGAGTCAAATTGTGTCGCAGTTATTGTAAAACATATGAGTGGTAATATGGTATCAAGGTGGACCGATTTTTTAACGTCTGATGGTGAGAAATCCTATCGAAATCGTGACCAAGAATTTCATGACAATATATCTTCAAAAGAAGAACTTATGAATGTTTGGGAAATAGGCTGGAAAACTCTTTTCGATACATTATCTAGTCTAAAAGAACAAGATTTATTAAAGATTATTACCATTCGTGGAGAAGAACATTTAGTAATAGATGCAATTGAAAGGCAACTGGCTCATTATGCTTATCATGTAGGGCAAATAGTTTACATTGGAAAATTGGTAAAAGGTGATAAATGGGAATCACTTAGTATCCCAAAAGGACAATCCGAAGACTATTTACAACAAATGCTAGATAAGCACCAGTCTTAG
- a CDS encoding NUDIX hydrolase has translation MDVVFKTNNKVFNYRVAGILMKDDHVLLHRAATDTIWSLPGGRVEMGEEAAISLQREFREELDIETTIDRLVWVAENFFEYAEQDIHEVGFYYILTSNELPFRQDPFYGVEGERLVFKWTPIKELRNVALYPEFLRTSIAEMPIHTEHLVVNQK, from the coding sequence ATGGACGTCGTATTTAAAACGAACAATAAAGTATTTAATTACCGAGTTGCAGGAATTTTAATGAAGGATGATCATGTATTATTACATCGGGCTGCGACCGATACAATCTGGTCACTTCCTGGTGGAAGGGTTGAAATGGGCGAAGAAGCAGCAATAAGTTTACAAAGAGAATTTCGTGAAGAATTAGATATAGAGACTACAATCGATAGATTGGTATGGGTTGCCGAAAACTTCTTTGAATACGCAGAACAGGATATTCATGAAGTAGGTTTTTATTATATCCTCACTTCTAATGAACTACCATTTAGACAAGACCCTTTTTATGGTGTTGAAGGTGAAAGATTAGTCTTTAAATGGACGCCAATAAAAGAACTTAGGAATGTTGCGCTTTACCCAGAATTTTTAAGAACATCAATAGCCGAAATGCCAATACATACAGAACATTTGGTAGTAAACCAGAAGTAG